A portion of the Wolbachia endosymbiont of Oedothorax gibbosus genome contains these proteins:
- a CDS encoding Na+/H+ antiporter NhaC family protein: MFYLTNFLPILLFLFLFVGSGIYFTILGVSNAFYQLSPLVAIVPAIALGWVLYKGNTEEKMCAFLDGVRDRNIITMCIIFLLAGAFSEVTKAIGNADATVNFALSFIPTQFLLIGLFFVAAFISTAIGTSMGTIATIAPIAVELTQAGISPSLGVATVVGGAMFGDNLCAPRSV; the protein is encoded by the coding sequence ATGTTTTATCTTACAAATTTTTTGCCTATTTTACTGTTCCTATTTCTTTTTGTAGGAAGTGGTATATATTTTACTATTCTTGGCGTGTCAAATGCTTTTTATCAGTTATCTCCACTGGTAGCCATTGTTCCTGCCATAGCTCTGGGTTGGGTTTTATACAAGGGCAATACTGAAGAAAAAATGTGTGCCTTTCTAGATGGGGTAAGAGATCGTAATATTATCACTATGTGCATCATTTTTTTACTTGCAGGTGCATTCAGTGAAGTAACTAAAGCAATCGGTAATGCTGATGCCACAGTTAATTTTGCTCTTTCATTTATACCAACACAATTTTTACTCATAGGATTATTTTTTGTAGCAGCTTTCATCTCCACTGCTATTGGTACCTCAATGGGTACCATTGCAACAATTGCTCCTATTGCAGTTGAACTGACACAAGCTGGGATTTCTCCTTCCTTAGGAGTTGCAACCGTTGTAGGAGGAGCAATGTTTGGCGACAATTTATGTGCGCCAAGAAGCGTGTAA